CGCCCCGGGAACAGCTCCTCGAGTACATCGAGAAACCGGTCGACGATCTGCCCCTGCGTCATCTCGAGGTGGACGTCGCGCCCCAGCCGAAGCACCGCGTCGAGCAGCTCGCCCGAACTCGGCGACGGCAGTGTGCGCGCGGCCTCAGTCATCCCCGCCCTCCGCGCCCGGGGCCTTCACGGCGCGCAATCGGTCGAAGCTCGCCGCCGAGCTGGCCGCCTTGTCCAGGTCGAGAATGCGGTCGCCGCCGACGTACTCCTTCGTCTCGTACCGGGTAATCCGTCCGATCTTCTTGACGATCTCCGCCATCCGCTCCGCCTCGGCGCGAATCGTCGCGATGTGCCGCGCGTGCCGCGCGTCCGCATCGCTCTGGCGCTGGATCAGCTCGAGGTAGCCCAAAATCGACGTGAGCGGTTGGTTGAGTTCGTGCGCCGCGGCACCGGCGAGTTCGGCGATGAGCCCCTGCTTCTCGGTTTCGATCAAGCGCTGCTGCGCCTGCATCAGGCGCTTCTCCATGCGGATGCGATCGCGAAGATCGCTGAAGATACCGACGGTGGCCACCTCCTTGTCGCCCTCGTAGATCACGGATGCGGTCATGCTCACCGGCACGAGTTCGCCGGACTTGGCGACCAGTTCGCGCCGCGTCGGCTCCAGCTTGCCAACACCGCCGTATTCCGGCGACCGCAGCATCCGCATGACCTGGTGGGCTACGCCGTCCGGGTACAGCGCCGTGACGCGCGCCTTGCCAATCATCTCCTCGGCGGAATAGCCCATGATGCGCTCGGCGCCGCTGTTGAACAATATGATGTTGCCCTTGATGTCGGCGGCGACGATCGCGTCGACGGTCGAATCGATGAGGCGCTCGAGGAAATCCTTGGTCTTGCGCAGTTCATACTCGAGCAATCGCTCCGCGCTCACATCGCGAAACTGCAGGATGACCGCGTCGGCCGCGCTGAGCACCGTAGACGTCGCCGCCGACACCGTGACGCTGCGCCCCGACGTCGTGAGCAGATCGATGTCGAACGCTTCGACGTTGGTCCCGCGCAGCACGCTATCGATTACCTCGCGCAAGTGTGCTCGCTGATCGTCGGCGACCATGAGTTGCAACTCGGTGCCGAGCAGGCCGTCGCGGGCGAACCCGGTGATCGCCTCGGCGCTGCGGTTGACGTACTCGATGCGGCCCTGGCCGTCGAGCACGACGACGCCGTCCGATGACGACTCGAAGTACTCGCGCACCGTGTCGATCGCGCGAAGGCGGCGCTCGTGCTCGTACCGGGCGCGCGAGATGCGGTGGGTCTGCTCGCGCAGATTTGCCAGGATTCGGCCGTCGGCCAGATGCGCCGCGACGTCACCGGCGAACAGTCGGCCGGCCGCCACCGCGCGCGGGGTCAGCGGCTCCTGCCGCGGCTTCTCGCGGCGAAACAGCACGACGCCGAGCATGCGCCCGCCCCACATCGCCGGGAACACCGCACAGGCGCCGACGCGATGCTCGGAGAGGACGTCGCGAACGGCGCGGGTCACATCCGACGTCGCAGTGTCGTCGATGAGCGCGTGCTCGCGCGTGCGCATCGCGTGGACGAGTTCCGGGTAGCGTTCCACCTCGACGCGAAACTTGGTGAGCGTCGGATCGTCGGTCGCGGCGATCACGAAGCCGTGCGTCGACCCCTCGATGTGCGCGATCAACGCTGCACGGTCGTAGTCCAACACCGCCGCCATCTCGACGAGCGCCGCGCGCAACCCCTCGGGCGCGTCGCCGGCGCGCTCCATCGCGTCGTGGACGTGCCGCAGCGCCCGCTCACAGCGGACGGCTTCGCGCAGCGCCGCTCGATCGGCCGCGCCGCGAAGCAGCCGCCGCAGCCGATTGCCGAACACCGCGGCCGAGTACGGCGTGAGGACGACGTCGTCGGCGCCGGCGGCGATCGCCTCGGCGGCAGCGTCGGCCGGCGCGGACGGCGCGACGGCCAACACCGGTACGGCCGCGAGATCGGCGCGCGCGCGCACCTCGTCGCAGCACGTCGCCGCGTCGGGGCCGGCCAGCACGATCGCGTCCGGCGGCTCCTCCTCGGGCGGCGGCACCACGGCGCGCACGTCCACGGGCGGGAACCCGCACGCGGCAACGACGTCTGCCGTCTGTGCGCGGGCGGTCGCGTCCGCCGCGATGACGACGATGCGCGGGCGCACCACGCCGGCAGCATACCACGCGGATTCGGGGCGTTACCGGCTGTTCCGATCGCGCGCGGCGCGGTAGCGCATCGCGTCAAACGCGGCGACGGCGGCCGCGAAGACCTCCTTGAGCGGCGCACCGGCGCGATGGGCGGCGGCGCGACATACCTCATACTCCGGCGCGGCGTTGACGACGGCGTCGCCGGCGCGCGCGACCTTGACCGGAATCCGGCCGAACCGCGTGTCGACCTCGACGACCTCGCGATCCGCCACGCGGCGGTCCACTCGGTGGAACCGCACGCCAATCGTGGTCGTCTCGCGCCACATCGCCTCGACCACACGGTCGACCGCGTCCGGCGGCGCGAGCGCCGACAGCAACAGCGCCGGCCGGCCCTTCTTCATCGTGATCGGCGTCCACCAGACGTCCACCGCGCCGGCAGCGAACATCGCCTCCACCGCGTGCTCGCACAGCTCCGGGTTCATGTCGTCGACGTTCGCCTCGACGCACACGACCTCGTCGCCGCGCGCGGCCTCGCGCGGCCGGCCGACCACCGCGCGCAGCACGTTCGGCCGATCCGGCAGATCGGCGTCGCCGGCGCCGTAGCCGACGGCG
This genomic stretch from Deltaproteobacteria bacterium harbors:
- the larC gene encoding nickel pincer cofactor biosynthesis protein LarC, with amino-acid sequence GAHGDGAHGDHAHVHYADIRRRIAGALPPRVEELALDIFDRVARAEAKLHGTTVDAVAFHEVGAIDSIVDIVGAAAALAWLAPLSVTAGPVALGSGTVRCAHGLLPVPAPATLEIVREARAAVVDGGVARELCTPTGAAILAAVVQTWGAPPPRTVVAVGYGAGDADLPDRPNVLRAVVGRPREAARGDEVVCVEANVDDMNPELCEHAVEAMFAAGAVDVWWTPITMKKGRPALLLSALAPPDAVDRVVEAMWRETTTIGVRFHRVDRRVADREVVEVDTRFGRIPVKVARAGDAVVNAAPEYEVCRAAAHRAGAPLKEVFAAAVAAFDAMRYRAARDRNSR
- a CDS encoding PAS domain S-box protein, which produces MVRPRIVVIAADATARAQTADVVAACGFPPVDVRAVVPPPEEEPPDAIVLAGPDAATCCDEVRARADLAAVPVLAVAPSAPADAAAEAIAAGADDVVLTPYSAAVFGNRLRRLLRGAADRAALREAVRCERALRHVHDAMERAGDAPEGLRAALVEMAAVLDYDRAALIAHIEGSTHGFVIAATDDPTLTKFRVEVERYPELVHAMRTREHALIDDTATSDVTRAVRDVLSEHRVGACAVFPAMWGGRMLGVVLFRREKPRQEPLTPRAVAAGRLFAGDVAAHLADGRILANLREQTHRISRARYEHERRLRAIDTVREYFESSSDGVVVLDGQGRIEYVNRSAEAITGFARDGLLGTELQLMVADDQRAHLREVIDSVLRGTNVEAFDIDLLTTSGRSVTVSAATSTVLSAADAVILQFRDVSAERLLEYELRKTKDFLERLIDSTVDAIVAADIKGNIILFNSGAERIMGYSAEEMIGKARVTALYPDGVAHQVMRMLRSPEYGGVGKLEPTRRELVAKSGELVPVSMTASVIYEGDKEVATVGIFSDLRDRIRMEKRLMQAQQRLIETEKQGLIAELAGAAAHELNQPLTSILGYLELIQRQSDADARHARHIATIRAEAERMAEIVKKIGRITRYETKEYVGGDRILDLDKAASSAASFDRLRAVKAPGAEGGDD